Within the Candidatus Zixiibacteriota bacterium genome, the region ATAAGAGTCATTTATCTTTCCTCCGTGAAACTAAATTTCTTCATTTTCTTTCGGCTTTTGCTCGGCCGGCTTTTCGGCCGGAAGGTAGGTTACCTTTGACAGGAAAAAGTCAAAGACCTTGTCTTCCAGCAACGATTCCCGAATTTCCGGAATGCGGTTTGATTTGGCCAGAACCTCTCTGGCTTTATCAATTTCCATGCGGTAATTCTCTGCGAACCGTTTTATCCAGTTTTCGGTATCAATCGGCAAAACTTCAATTTTTTCAAGCTCCGCCAGGCGATGATAAAGGAGATTCCAGGTTATAAAGCGAATTGCGGTCGGGCGGTATTCCTCGCGGATTTTGGCTTCATCGAATTTGCGATAGTTCTCTTCTTGATCCTTGACCACTCGTTCCAGGTAATCGTCAATCATGGCTTTCGGTATCGTCATCTCATTTTTATCGACTATCTGGCGGACAATTTCGTTTCTTTTCCAGCGATTTTGGTCGGCTTCTTTCTGCTTCTTTAAATCTTCCCGCATTTTGAGCCGCAATTCCAGCATAGTCTCGACACCGCCGATCTGTTTGGCAAAGGCATCGGTTATCTCCGGGAGAATCACCTCTTTGATTTCGTTCAACCGGCAGATGTATTTGAGGGTTTTGCCGACAAACCGTTCATCAGAGTAATCAGCCGGGTAATTGACCGCGATCTCTTTTTCTTCGCCCGGTTTCATCCCCGGCAGCAATTCACGAAATTCCCTGACGGTCAGGGGACTGGAAAGATCGATTTCATTCCCTTTGAACTCGGTCCCTTTTAGAATATTATCGGGGTCCTCCAGCTTGACCAGATCAACAGTCAGAACATCGGTCGCGGCGGCGGGACGGTCGACTTTTCGGATTTCGGCATTCTTTTTCCGGAGGTATTCCATCATGTCATTCACTTCGGAGTCTTCAACGGTCAACTCGATAGTCGGCAACTGAAGGCCGTCATAGACAACCTTCTCAATAACCGGCATTACTTCCACGCGGGCGGTATAGGTGAGTGGTTTCCCCTCCTCCAATTCATATTTGGGGATAGAGGGAAGCGAGATGACATCGAGATTCTGTTCTTTGACCGCGGCCGAATAGGA harbors:
- the tig gene encoding trigger factor; translated protein: MKSVIKLSEGPVREIEVEVPAEKVDEVFAEIYHRYRKEAKIPGFRPGRVPLTIIKSKFHDAIYQDVLEDLIRFSYSAAVKEQNLDVISLPSIPKYELEEGKPLTYTARVEVMPVIEKVVYDGLQLPTIELTVEDSEVNDMMEYLRKKNAEIRKVDRPAAATDVLTVDLVKLEDPDNILKGTEFKGNEIDLSSPLTVREFRELLPGMKPGEEKEIAVNYPADYSDERFVGKTLKYICRLNEIKEVILPEITDAFAKQIGGVETMLELRLKMREDLKKQKEADQNRWKRNEIVRQIVDKNEMTIPKAMIDDYLERVVKDQEENYRKFDEAKIREEYRPTAIRFITWNLLYHRLAELEKIEVLPIDTENWIKRFAENYRMEIDKAREVLAKSNRIPEIRESLLEDKVFDFFLSKVTYLPAEKPAEQKPKENEEI